One Erythrobacter sp. SDW2 genomic region harbors:
- the chrA gene encoding chromate efflux transporter, with translation MSDPRTGLPDLTRAFWRIGWLSFGGPAGQIALMHREIVEERGWVDESDYLEALNLCHLLPGPEAQQLATWIGWRLHGWRGGVIAGGLFVLPGALVMLGLSVLYALAANLTWFEALFLGIKAAVLAIVLQALNRIGSRALGGWLRKLLAIAAFLALFVFGLPFPLVVLGALALGAMIGGVRPGWLALDTVETTPHGPMPWIASLRAVASWGAIWIAPLALVLATLGPGHVLWDVGLFFSKLAVVTFGGAYAVLAYMAQQAVETYGWLGPGEMADGLGLAETTPGPLIMVTQFTGFLAGWRAPEPFSPLLAGVLAAGLTTWVTFAPCFLWIFALAPWMERLKYAPRIRAGLAAVIAAVVGVIANLALWFALHVLFARVGTMDAGPVSFSLPEWTTLDWRAAVLTVLALLLTFGFKWSVMRVLALCATGGLALTLL, from the coding sequence ATGAGCGATCCCCGCACTGGCCTGCCGGACCTGACGCGAGCATTCTGGCGTATCGGCTGGCTCAGCTTTGGCGGTCCGGCGGGCCAGATAGCGCTGATGCACCGCGAAATCGTGGAAGAGCGCGGCTGGGTCGACGAGAGCGACTATCTCGAGGCGCTGAACCTGTGCCACCTCCTGCCCGGACCGGAGGCGCAGCAGCTGGCGACATGGATCGGCTGGCGGCTTCATGGATGGCGTGGCGGTGTCATCGCGGGCGGGCTGTTCGTGCTGCCCGGCGCGCTGGTGATGCTGGGGCTGTCGGTGTTGTATGCCCTGGCCGCCAATCTCACCTGGTTCGAGGCGTTGTTCCTCGGCATCAAGGCTGCGGTGCTGGCCATCGTGTTGCAGGCGCTGAACCGGATCGGCTCGCGCGCATTGGGAGGCTGGCTGCGCAAACTCCTGGCCATCGCGGCATTCTTGGCGCTGTTCGTGTTTGGCCTGCCCTTTCCGCTGGTGGTGCTCGGTGCGTTGGCCCTGGGTGCCATGATCGGCGGGGTGCGGCCTGGCTGGCTGGCGCTTGATACGGTCGAGACCACGCCGCACGGGCCCATGCCATGGATTGCCAGCCTGCGCGCGGTGGCCAGCTGGGGCGCGATCTGGATCGCTCCGCTGGCATTGGTGCTGGCGACGCTCGGACCGGGCCATGTGCTATGGGATGTCGGGCTGTTCTTCTCGAAGCTGGCGGTCGTCACATTCGGTGGGGCCTACGCAGTGCTGGCCTACATGGCGCAGCAGGCGGTCGAAACCTACGGCTGGCTAGGCCCCGGTGAAATGGCCGACGGACTGGGCCTGGCCGAGACGACCCCCGGCCCCCTGATAATGGTGACGCAGTTTACCGGCTTCCTCGCCGGATGGCGCGCACCGGAGCCGTTCTCACCGCTGCTGGCAGGTGTGCTGGCAGCGGGGTTGACGACGTGGGTGACCTTCGCCCCGTGCTTCCTGTGGATTTTCGCGCTGGCCCCGTGGATGGAACGATTGAAGTATGCGCCCCGCATCCGCGCCGGACTGGCCGCGGTGATAGCGGCGGTGGTGGGCGTGATCGCCAACCTCGCGTTGTGGTTCGCGCTGCACGTGCTGTTCGCGCGGGTCGGGACGATGGATGCCGGGCCGGTGAGCTTCTCGTTGCCGGAATGGACCACACTCGACTGGCGCGCGGCGGTATTGACCGTGCTCGCGCTCCTGTTGACATTCGGGTTCAAGTGGAGCGTCATGCGGGTGCTGGCGCTTTGCGCAACCGGTGGGCTCGCGCTGACCCTTCTTTAG
- a CDS encoding TspO/MBR family protein — protein MTSALTFAIAWAVILGLGGGLLTKIGSWYRELKKPSWQPPDWLFGPAWTIILGLAAWAFVLSWNAAPDEGARRLLIALFLVNGVFHFLWSPLFFTLKRPDWALVEVPFLWASVLALCVLLRDFSVLASWLIVPYLVWVSFAACLNFVIVRLNRPFA, from the coding sequence ATGACCTCCGCGCTAACCTTTGCGATCGCATGGGCCGTCATTCTCGGCCTGGGCGGTGGACTGCTGACGAAGATCGGCAGCTGGTACCGCGAGCTCAAGAAACCTAGCTGGCAACCGCCCGACTGGCTGTTCGGCCCGGCGTGGACGATCATCCTCGGGCTGGCGGCATGGGCTTTCGTGCTGAGCTGGAACGCGGCGCCGGACGAAGGCGCGCGGCGATTGCTGATCGCGCTCTTCCTCGTCAATGGCGTGTTCCATTTCCTATGGTCGCCGCTGTTCTTCACTCTCAAACGGCCCGACTGGGCGCTGGTCGAGGTGCCGTTCCTGTGGGCCTCGGTGCTCGCGCTGTGCGTCTTGTTGCGCGACTTCTCGGTCCTCGCGAGCTGGCTGATCGTGCCATACCTCGTCTGGGTCAGTTTCGCGGCTTGCCTCAACTTCGTGATCGTGCGGCTCAACCGCCCCTTTGCCTAA